In Vanacampus margaritifer isolate UIUO_Vmar chromosome 6, RoL_Vmar_1.0, whole genome shotgun sequence, the DNA window ACCTGttccgtttgtggtcaaaattttgcccGCAAGGTAACCTTAAcacaacacacaagaacccacactggagaaaagccttttacctgcttagtttgtggtcaaaattatgCTCACAAGGgatacttaaaaatacacacaagaacccacactggagagaagccttttgcttgctcagcttgtggtaaaaaatttgctGCCAATACAAGCTTAAAACAACActcaagaacacacactggtgagaaacattttgcctgctcagtttgtggtcaaacattttctttgaatgaaaacttaaaaatacacacaagaacccacactggagaaaagccttttacctgctgcgtttgtggtaaaaaatttgctgtgAATGAACTCTTAAAAAATcatacaagaacccacactggtgagaaaccttttgcctgcttagTTTGTGGCCTAAAATTCTCAAAGAAGTATAACTTAACAGttcacacaagaacccacactggtgagaagccttttgcttgctcagtttgtggtcaaaatttttctCAGAAGGgatacttaaaaatacacacaagaacccacactggagagaagccgtttgcttgctcagtttgtggtaaaaattttGCTTGCAGTCAACTCTTGAAAAGACATACAccaacccacactggagagaaaccttttgcctgcttaaTTTGTGGCCTTAAATTCTCTTGTAAGGGAAACTtagaaatacacacaagaacccacactggagagaaaccttttgcttgctcagtttgtggtcaaaattttactcataaggaaagcttaaaaatacacacaagaacccacaccggtgagaaaccttttacctgttccgtttgtggtcaaaaatttgctTGCAGCCAACGCTTGAAAAAACATACAAGAACCCACAcgggtgagaaaccttttgcctgcttagTTTGTGGCCTAAAATTCTCAAAGAAGGATAATTTAACAATTCACACACgcacccacactggtgagaaacctttttcctgctcagtttgtggtcaaagattcccaagtaaGGCTAAAGCTAAGAGCCAcaagtgtgctggtgagaatagcaATGATTATTGAAGTTTGATATGATCTCATTtatgaat includes these proteins:
- the LOC144053061 gene encoding uncharacterized protein LOC144053061 isoform X1, yielding MFARTKVKYKEELCGVQEENEGQRQPLDAVCKQPRGVLNRADVSEKYLCPERQEPEFPGVKEEEDLEPLQVKEEEQPQPPNIKKEEPLPPYIKEEDHFTELPVTGVHLKTENECQYEENKGAEPPSSSSTQQIAEDDEDHRGRSQADSWLAPMSDGEDTSSHSPHTDDYEQSDGDVTCHTDSKRCKCSQCGKTFGNKYQLRKHVIIHSSGKPFACPVCGRSFFEKGSLKIHTRTHTGEKPFSCSVCGKKFTQTGQLKQHTRTHTGEKPFACSVCGQTFSVNENLKIHTRTHTGEKPFACSVCGLQFSGKRNLTIHTRTHTGEKPFTCSVCGQNFARKVTLTQHTRTHTGEKPFTCLVCGQNYAHKGYLKIHTRTHTGEKPFACSACGKKFAANTSLKQHSRTHTGEKHFACSVCGQTFSLNENLKIHTRTHTGEKPFTCCVCGKKFAVNELLKNHTRTHTGEKPFACLVCGLKFSKKYNLTVHTRTHTGEKPFACSVCGQNFSQKGYLKIHTRTHTGEKPFACSVCGKNFACSQLLKRHTPTHTGEKPFACLICGLKFSCKGNLEIHTRTHTGEKPFACSVCGQNFTHKESLKIHTRTHTGEKPFTCSVCGQKFACSQRLKKHTRTHTGEKPFACLVCGLKFSKKDNLTIHTRTHTGEKPFSCSVCGQRFPSKAKAKSHKCAGENSNDY
- the LOC144053061 gene encoding uncharacterized protein LOC144053061 isoform X2 yields the protein MFARTKVKYKEELCGVQEENEGQRQPLDAVCKQPRDVSEKYLCPERQEPEFPGVKEEEDLEPLQVKEEEQPQPPNIKKEEPLPPYIKEEDHFTELPVTGVHLKTENECQYEENKGAEPPSSSSTQQIAEDDEDHRGRSQADSWLAPMSDGEDTSSHSPHTDDYEQSDGDVTCHTDSKRCKCSQCGKTFGNKYQLRKHVIIHSSGKPFACPVCGRSFFEKGSLKIHTRTHTGEKPFSCSVCGKKFTQTGQLKQHTRTHTGEKPFACSVCGQTFSVNENLKIHTRTHTGEKPFACSVCGLQFSGKRNLTIHTRTHTGEKPFTCSVCGQNFARKVTLTQHTRTHTGEKPFTCLVCGQNYAHKGYLKIHTRTHTGEKPFACSACGKKFAANTSLKQHSRTHTGEKHFACSVCGQTFSLNENLKIHTRTHTGEKPFTCCVCGKKFAVNELLKNHTRTHTGEKPFACLVCGLKFSKKYNLTVHTRTHTGEKPFACSVCGQNFSQKGYLKIHTRTHTGEKPFACSVCGKNFACSQLLKRHTPTHTGEKPFACLICGLKFSCKGNLEIHTRTHTGEKPFACSVCGQNFTHKESLKIHTRTHTGEKPFTCSVCGQKFACSQRLKKHTRTHTGEKPFACLVCGLKFSKKDNLTIHTRTHTGEKPFSCSVCGQRFPSKAKAKSHKCAGENSNDY